Proteins co-encoded in one Arachis hypogaea cultivar Tifrunner chromosome 11, arahy.Tifrunner.gnm2.J5K5, whole genome shotgun sequence genomic window:
- the LOC112723777 gene encoding NDR1/HIN1-like protein 1: MLSLPPPPPPPQLSPPPRKQSKPISLDQIVISTKQTRNQNSIETNAPNSVTTKLIRPPRTPLRQPQPKRTNPIIWFTAVLCLIFSLVLIFFGIATLIIFLIIKPRTPIFDIPNANLNLVYFDSPNYINGDFTLLANFTNPNKKINVLFESLDIELFFSERLISAQSIEPFPQRRRESKLQSVNFISSLVFLPQDIGVKLQKQVQNNRVIYNVKGTFRVKITIGLIHVSYWLHSRCQIEMTGPPTGVLVARNCITKR, translated from the coding sequence ATGCTTTCTCTtccaccgccgccgccgccgccacaGCTCTCACCCCCACCAAGAAAACAATCGAAACCAATTTCACTTGACCAAATTGTCATATCAACAAAACAAACAAGAAACCAAAATTCTATTGAAACAAATGCACCAAATTCTGTTACAACAAAGCTAATTAGGCCACCAAGAACACCACTAAGACAACCTCAACCAAAGAGAACAAATCCAATCATATGGTTCACTGCAGTTCTATGCCTAATATTCAGCCTTGTCCTTATCTTCTTTGGTATTGCAACATTGATAATCTTCCTTATCATAAAACCAAGAACCCCCATTTTTGATATTCCAAATGCAAACCTCAATTTGGTGTACTTTGACTCTCCAAATTACATCAATGGTGACTTCACCCTCCTTGCAAACTTCACCAACCCCAACAAAAAAATCAATGTCCTTTTCGAGTCTTTAGACATCGAGCTCTTCTTCTCTGAGAGGCTCATATCGGCACAGTCGATAGAGCCGTTCCCTCAGAGGAGAAGAGAAAGCAAGTTGCAATCAGTGAACTTCATATCTAGCTTGGTGTTTTTGCCTCAGGATATTGGTGTGAAGCTTCAAAAGCAAGTTCAGAACAATAGGGTAATCTACAATGTGAAGGGAACATTTAGAGTGAAAATCACCATTGGTCTAATTCATGTATCTTATTGGTTGCATAGTAGATGCCAGATTGAGATGACTGGTCCACCAACTGGAGTATTAGTAGCAAGAAACTGCATAACAAAGAGATGA
- the LOC112720100 gene encoding uridine kinase-like protein 3 isoform X1: MDTKSAVDLMESSSEVHFSGFHMDGFEQRKSGMEQPTTSATDMYKQPFVIGVAGGAASGKTAVCDMIIQQLHDQRVVLVNQDSFYHNLTEEELARVQDYNFDHPDAFDTELLLCVMDKLKRGEAVDIPKYDFKSYKSDVYPKRRVNPSDVIILEGILVFHDPRVRELMNMKIFVDTDADVRLARRIRRDTGEKGRDIAVVLDQYSKFVKPAFDDFILPTKKYADIIIPRGGDNHVAIDLIVQHIRTKLGQHDLCKIYSNLYVIQSTFQIRGMHTLIRDAQITKHDFVFYSDRLIRLVVEHGLGHLPFTEKQVITPTGSVYTGVDFCKRLCGVSVIRSGESMENALRACCKGIKIGKILIHREGDNGQQLIYEKLPNDISDRHVLLLDPILGTGNSAVQAISLLIRKGVPESNIIFLNLISAPQGVHVVCKKFPRIKIVTSEIEIGLNKDYRVIPGMGEFGDRYFGTDDDEQLVVPSQ; the protein is encoded by the exons ATGGATACTAAATCAGCTGTTGATTTGATGGAGTCTTCCTCCGAGGTTCACTTTTCTGGATTTCACATGGATGGTTTTGAGCAAAGAAAGTCAGGCATGGAACAACCGACAACATCAGCGACTGACATGTATAAACAACCATTTGTCATAG GTGTTGCTGGTGGTGCAGCATCAGGCAAGACTGCAGTTTGTGATATGATTATTCAGCAACTTCATGATCAACGAGTTGTATTAGTTAATCAG GATTCTTTTTACCATAACTTGACTGAAGAGGAACTTGCTCGTGTACAGGATTACAACTTTGACCATCCTG ATGCTTTTGATACTGAGCTATTGCTATGTGTTATGGACAAGTTGAAGCGTGGTGAGGCAGTAGATATTCCAAAGTACGACTTCAAGAGTTACAAGAGTGATGTGTATCCAAAAAGAAGG GTAAACCCCTCAGATGTTATAATTTTGGAAGGGATCCTTGTTTTCCATGATCCACGTGTTCGGGAGTTGATGAATATGAAGATATTTGTTGATACag ATGCTGATGTTCGTCTGGCGAGAAGGATTAGACGAGATACTGGCGAGAAGGGTCGGGATATTGCAGTAGTTCTTGATCAG TATTCAAAATTTGTGAAACCAGCATTTGATGATTTTATTCTCCCTACAAAGAAGTATGCTGATATCATTATACCGCGTGGGGGAGATAATCATGTAGCCATTGACCTGATTGTACAGCATATCCGCACGAAGCTTGGTCAACATGACCTGTGTAAAATATATTCCAATTTATATGTCATTCAGTCAACTTTTCAG ATACGGGGCATGCATACCCTGATACGTGATGCTCAGATAACAAAGCACGATTTTGTATTTTATTCTGACCGTTTGATTCGTTTG GTTGTTGAACATGGGCTGGGGCATCTGCCATTTACAGAAAAGCAAGTAATCACTCCCACTG GTTCTGTATACACTGGCGTGGACTTTTGTAAGAGATTGTGTGGTGTCTCTGTCATCAGGAG TGGGGAGAGTATGGAGAATGCTTTACGAGCATGCTGTAAAGGTATCAAGATCGGGAAAATTCTAATTCACAGAGAAGGTGACAACGGTCAGCAG CTAATATACGAAAAGCTTCCAAACGATATCTCGGATAGGCACGTGTTACTGTTGGATCCTATCCTTGGCACAG GTAATTCGGCTGTACAAGCGATCTCTTTACTTATAAGAAAGGGTGTACCGGAGTCCAACATTATATTTCTCAACCTGATATCT GCACCTCAAGGTGTTCATGTGGTCTGCAAAAAGTTTCCTAGAATAAAAATAGTGACATCTGAGATCGAGATTGGTTTGAATAAAGATTATCGCGTCATACCAGGCATGGGTGAGTTCGGCGACCGGTACTTCGGAACAGATGATGATGAGCAGTTGGTGGTTCCTTCACAGTAG
- the LOC112720099 gene encoding pentatricopeptide repeat-containing protein At2g17670, which translates to MGKIPPAFRSAVTNPQFRNPSSLLPPSSPSSKPHHFPKKTPSHFPGKSRKPNNQQQPPKTPVLFKSPSLQEAKTVFNSIIKTSDSANASIDPRFHNSLLQSYASISTFDDSVAFLRHMSAASPSFSPDRSTYHILLSQTCNNDSPPDSPSSLSPIHKTLNLMVKDGVSPDKSTADVAVRSLCSAGRVDHAVELFKELSLKHCVPDTYTFNCIVKHLCKCRSLSTVYGFIDEMRDSFGFKPDLVTYTILIDNVCNTKNLREALRLVSVLNEEGFKPDCFLYNTIMKGYCMLSRGSEAIEVYNKMKDDGVEPDLVTYNTLIFGLSKCGRVVEAKKLLRVMAEKGFFPDEVTYTSLMNGMCRKGDALGALALLGEMEDKGCCPNSCTYNTLLHGLCKSRLLEKAMELYGVMKSGGLKLETASYATFVRALCRDDRIAEAYEVFDYAVESKSLTDVVAYSTLESTLKWLKKAKEKGQAV; encoded by the coding sequence ATGGGAAAAATACCACCTGCATTTCGATCCGCTGTCACAAACCCTCAATTCAGAAACCCATCTTCTCTACTTCCTCCGTCCTCTCCATCCTCCAAACCCCATCACTTTCCCAAGAAAACCCCTTCTCATTTTCCCGGAAAATCCCGAAAACCTAACAACCAGCAACAACCTCCGAAAACCCCCGTTCTCTTCAAATCCCCGAGCCTCCAAGAAGCCAAGACCGTCTTCAACTCCATAATCAAAACCTCCGATTCCGCAAATGCTTCCATTGACCCTCGATTCCACAATTCTCTTCTTCAATCCTACGCTTCAATCTCCACCTTTGATGATTCCGTCGCTTTTCTCCGCCACATGTCCGCTGCAAGCCCTTCCTTCTCCCCCGACCGATCCACCTACCACATCCTCCTCTCCCAAACCTGCAACAACGATTCGCCTCCTGATTCCCCCTCCTCCCTTTCCCCAATTCATAAAACCCTAAATCTGATGGTCAAAGACGGCGTCTCCCCCGACAAATCCACCGCTGATGTCGCCGTGAGGTCGCTCTGTTCCGCCGGAAGGGTAGACCACGCTGTTGAATTGTTCAAAGAGCTTTCTTTGAAGCATTGTGTTCCAGACACTTACACTTTCAATTGCATTGTTAAACATCTATGTAAGTGCCGTAGCTTGAGTACTGTTTATGGATTCATTGATGAGATGCGTGATAGTTTCGGCTTTAAGCCTGATCTTGTTACTTACACGATTTTGATTGATAATGTGTGTAATACTAAGAACTTGAGGGAGGCTTTGAGGTTGGTTAGTGTGCTCAACGAGGAAGGGTTTAAGCCCGATTGCTTTTTATACAATACGATTATGAAAGGGTATTGTATGCTGAGTAGGGGGAGCGAGGCGATTGAGGTTTATAACAAGATGAAGGATGATGGGGTAGAGCCTGATCTTGTCACTTATAACACTTTGATTTTTGGGTTGTCGAAATGTGGAAGGGTTGTGGAAGCTAAAAAGTTGTTGCGAGTTATGGCGGAAAAGGGCTTTTTCCCCGACGAGGTGACTTATACTTCGCTGATGAATGGTATGTGCAGGAAAGGGGATGCACTGGGTGCATTGGCGTTGTTGGGAGAAATGGAGGACAAGGGGTGCTGTCCGAATTCGTGCACGTATAACACCCTGTTACATGGGTTATGTAAGTCTAGGTTGTTGGAGAAGGCAATGGAATTGTATGGAGTGATGAAATCAGGTGGTTTGAAGCTTGAGACAGCTTCTTATGCCACGTTTGTTAGGGCACTGTGTAGGGATGATAGAATTGCTGAGGCCTATGAAGTGTTTGATTATGCAGTTGAAAGCAAGAGTTTGACAGATGTTGTTGCTTACTCGACATTGGAGAGCACGCTTAAGTGGCTCAAGAAGGCAAAAGAAAAAGGTCAGGCAGTTTAA
- the LOC112720100 gene encoding uridine kinase-like protein 3 isoform X2 — MIIQQLHDQRVVLVNQDSFYHNLTEEELARVQDYNFDHPDAFDTELLLCVMDKLKRGEAVDIPKYDFKSYKSDVYPKRRVNPSDVIILEGILVFHDPRVRELMNMKIFVDTDADVRLARRIRRDTGEKGRDIAVVLDQYSKFVKPAFDDFILPTKKYADIIIPRGGDNHVAIDLIVQHIRTKLGQHDLCKIYSNLYVIQSTFQIRGMHTLIRDAQITKHDFVFYSDRLIRLVVEHGLGHLPFTEKQVITPTGSVYTGVDFCKRLCGVSVIRSGESMENALRACCKGIKIGKILIHREGDNGQQLIYEKLPNDISDRHVLLLDPILGTGNSAVQAISLLIRKGVPESNIIFLNLISAPQGVHVVCKKFPRIKIVTSEIEIGLNKDYRVIPGMGEFGDRYFGTDDDEQLVVPSQ, encoded by the exons ATGATTATTCAGCAACTTCATGATCAACGAGTTGTATTAGTTAATCAG GATTCTTTTTACCATAACTTGACTGAAGAGGAACTTGCTCGTGTACAGGATTACAACTTTGACCATCCTG ATGCTTTTGATACTGAGCTATTGCTATGTGTTATGGACAAGTTGAAGCGTGGTGAGGCAGTAGATATTCCAAAGTACGACTTCAAGAGTTACAAGAGTGATGTGTATCCAAAAAGAAGG GTAAACCCCTCAGATGTTATAATTTTGGAAGGGATCCTTGTTTTCCATGATCCACGTGTTCGGGAGTTGATGAATATGAAGATATTTGTTGATACag ATGCTGATGTTCGTCTGGCGAGAAGGATTAGACGAGATACTGGCGAGAAGGGTCGGGATATTGCAGTAGTTCTTGATCAG TATTCAAAATTTGTGAAACCAGCATTTGATGATTTTATTCTCCCTACAAAGAAGTATGCTGATATCATTATACCGCGTGGGGGAGATAATCATGTAGCCATTGACCTGATTGTACAGCATATCCGCACGAAGCTTGGTCAACATGACCTGTGTAAAATATATTCCAATTTATATGTCATTCAGTCAACTTTTCAG ATACGGGGCATGCATACCCTGATACGTGATGCTCAGATAACAAAGCACGATTTTGTATTTTATTCTGACCGTTTGATTCGTTTG GTTGTTGAACATGGGCTGGGGCATCTGCCATTTACAGAAAAGCAAGTAATCACTCCCACTG GTTCTGTATACACTGGCGTGGACTTTTGTAAGAGATTGTGTGGTGTCTCTGTCATCAGGAG TGGGGAGAGTATGGAGAATGCTTTACGAGCATGCTGTAAAGGTATCAAGATCGGGAAAATTCTAATTCACAGAGAAGGTGACAACGGTCAGCAG CTAATATACGAAAAGCTTCCAAACGATATCTCGGATAGGCACGTGTTACTGTTGGATCCTATCCTTGGCACAG GTAATTCGGCTGTACAAGCGATCTCTTTACTTATAAGAAAGGGTGTACCGGAGTCCAACATTATATTTCTCAACCTGATATCT GCACCTCAAGGTGTTCATGTGGTCTGCAAAAAGTTTCCTAGAATAAAAATAGTGACATCTGAGATCGAGATTGGTTTGAATAAAGATTATCGCGTCATACCAGGCATGGGTGAGTTCGGCGACCGGTACTTCGGAACAGATGATGATGAGCAGTTGGTGGTTCCTTCACAGTAG